A stretch of DNA from Lycium ferocissimum isolate CSIRO_LF1 chromosome 4, AGI_CSIRO_Lferr_CH_V1, whole genome shotgun sequence:
aaagagtaactttgtatacatgtgtgtgcctcggggcggatgccatgcatgctaagtcGTCTTTgataaacatttctttttcatgtatatagaaaatatatcatgtAACATGCtgtattgccgaggcgtcggcagccgatccatttaaccaaaattatagatgtatatgtatagcccgcgtccgggcctcccgcgtccggggtaataaTCGATAGATACACTACATGTACCGCGTGCAACAAACGTCTATagccttctctctctctctcatcttccccatatatatatatatatatatatatatatacatagcatgcaagggagcccaaagaaaagctataacgctatcggagtgacgtaaggtcggtaacctccgattttattatggaataaccacggcactttatctcaccttgaaagaactaataataaggcgagactatcaatggagagtaacttcatgagaaatcataggacaggatcataaggcatcatttcgtttactttaaaacctttgaaaatagtcattattcaaaaatagcttaacatttcatatcgtcatatacgTGGTAAGAACATCTCGTtgacataatcatcatatacttcttctcatatctggcatcatcattatcatcatagaaccgtagtcgtcgttttagtcattaggactttcaatattgtaaaacttggattttggagaaaaatgaatatttttgaaaacattgataaacttttaagaagaaaagtcatgctttaaaatcataatttctaacttttgaaaataagggcgTTAtaggagcatttataaaatcgcaacgtatgattcatgccatagaaggaaaaagggacgagccttaacatacctgcgccgcgccttactagctacgcttattcatccaagcttggttccgctagtctacattcaagaaagtggatgcaaccattagattcattgacaCATACTTGTCGTAACCTTGCAAGTTTCTTCGTTTATGGTCGCCGAAATTTTTAAAGATCTCCCTATGAATATACCACCCCCGAGGATCCAACTCGGCTTactttaatcaacaacaacaacaacaataatcgggaattcaacccggccaaaccatcaacaataccaacaattatccTAACAATacttcaataaccaattcaattcaatttaattcaattcaattcgcataatatttcgtcgaatcaatcgacatactacttcacccgaaaccttcaaatttaacaacaaccatacatctcattatcatctatattcattaacttcaaccccattcttcattcaacgtcacataatccataacgacaacaactagaatgtcgaATTACATTAATTGACACTAAcctaccaaaacacctatttcgaccataatctctccttacatgtcttcatgcatttttactcatttatctacattccaacaacaacaacaacatattttcctctttcaaattcaatcaccttAACCCAACTTTCAATCCTCCAAGccatttaattcttattttacattgtagaatctaccataacaacaattaccattctaaataaaatcaatttatcacACCTTTCCATTAACTacactattcggccaacatacacatatgcatatttttcatgaattttccatccatttctatacattgcaaccacaaccaacacaccacatgaaatcaagtcaatcttccatgcaaaataacacacacacacacggctcaatcacacatacaccatacacacggccactactatacaacatttatatttccatgattttcacccattttcacactacaatactcacaaccatgcataacacatgaagtaagattggatacatacctttttccttcaacttcttcacttagctagaattGGTAAGTCATCCAAATAAATGCTTGGCTTgctctaacaaccactccatgttgttaaggacctttccattaggtaggaaactaggagaaaataattttttgatcactatttcaAGGGGCCAAATTTATGCCCCTTGGCCGTGACCCTCCTCTCTCTTcaccttcattttctttctttctttctttcctctttccttcaattaaaaagatgatcacatatatatacatgtgtcttccactacttatccatatttatgcttaggtcctcaagtttggtcacatgcctctcttctttcttttctagatttttcttctcttttcttgaaatttcttaaaatgGACAAAAATGATCCTTTAGCTTCTCATGCAAGCTTtggcccataatttttttatattctacAACTAGCCCCCCTTAAATAATGAAATATAGACATATTTTTatgtcacacggccaacatgaatttttcatgaacttcctagactcttgtgaaattcccattttacccctagcctttccacattattcccatgatgccactttgcgaatttcctccttttttttttttttcgccctcaacctttctcaatttTCTATATCCACAGCATTCCTAAGTATCTATAACCACTCGTGCATTAAAACAACTCttgaaaataatcttgtccttaacttctcaccatggTCTCACAATttccgaacgcacgaaatacaGGCTATAACAACTCCCTTGGCACTCTTAGATATGCAATACAACATATCTAGATGGTCGTTGTCTCCGGCATAGTCCCTTTGCCAGATGCTCCTTCTGAAGCCCATTGTCATCACACGTCGCCTGCACAGCTGACACTCGCTTGGCCCTCTCGGGGCGCGCAGGGTTACGGGTAACAAGGCACAACGAAGGCAGCCCGTAACAGTTATAATGTACAGGTAACGTAACTAAGTTAATTTCATGCATAATCAAATACATACAATTATATAAACTAAAACATAGTAAGTACTAAAACATAATAAGTAGTACTTGTACTagtttatattaaaaaaaatatatatctttgaGTGCGTGACAAAAGAAACAGAAGAAAAAACAATGTGAGTGAGTGGGGCATATGGAGGAAACGGGAGATAGCCGCCGGGGAGGCAAAACCCGCATTATCCGGTTCCGGTTAAATGTCATTCACAAATAAGTGAAATTTTAGCAGCCACGTGACTTATATTATGGGGCTCCTCTAGCGAGaatgtttattttttgttgGAGAGCGCTGCTTTCTTCCGCTAAGGAGGTCATCAACCGCTAGGGTGTTGATGGTTCAATTTGGTTCAAccttttttacaaaaaaagtgAGAAGTAGTGATGTtttcacatgactttctttttgCCCCAAACATTCCTTTAGATATGTTCACAGTCTTGATAATTTTACCCCGTGTTTTAAGAGGCGCGGGTGAGGTGAGACGTTTTACTAGATTTGAGGTGAGGAATACGCGAGGTAGggatatataattattttgttgCGGATTCATTGAATATAGTATTTTCAACGTGAGAGATAAATTCATGTGTaagaatttaataaaaattcaaTTATTAGGATTGAATCCAAAATTCTAGAAACACAATACGTTCAATACTAAATGTTTTACAAGTTGAACCCCTAAAACATATATTTTGAAGCGTTGGACGTAAAGCCCATGAatctttaattttaaatatgttaaattaatataataaaataaatattaaatacggttttaaaaaaaagagtttctAGAAGCTCACTCttctatatataaaataagtagaaataTATTTAAAACATATCTAACATAGATGattaaaacaagaaataaatcATTCCTAAATATTAACTTTAATTTAGAAGACTGCAAAACTCAAGTGAGCTTCACGAatttgaagagagaaaaaaattatgacTAAACTAAAAGGTAAGAAATTATGTCATAGAAAAttgtaaaaatttatatttatggtCATAGAAAGCTGGAGACTTATGTTATAGTTAATAGGTTCTTTTATTACATTATTTTGAATTTAACATCACACCAAAAGAAATCCAATATGTCAGTTTTCATGCCGATTTGATTTGAGTCTTCTTACTCTCTCTACATTTACGTaacattctttcttttttagttactctaaaaaagaatgacacgtttctatatttaataataataatttaaacatTAAAATACCTATTTACCCTTAATAATCTAACTTATAACTTAATAATATAACTTATAACCACACAAGACACAAATTTCAAAGAGTattaatttatttcttaaatttcatgtgCAGTCAAATACATCACGTAAAATTGGGATGGATGGAGTAATTTTTTGTGACCACCCCTAATCCTCTTTAGCTGCACTGCGTGAAACCTTTTTTCCTCTCTAATTTGGATACACACAATTTTAAATAAGTagtagtactccctccatcacATATTAGTTGGTTACATTGCTAAAAACATTtgtgtcaaaatatttatccatttacaaaatcaagatacaattagttaattttttcctatttgatctttaacattaattattttttaaagtaactaATATTAATCAGAGTGTAATTTATTTGAGATAAATAAGagtaatatagtaaaaatatatttttatttgtgatTTTTTAAAAAGCGTGTAAAAAAAAGCGGTCAATTAATATGGAACGGAGAAAATAGTACTATTACAGGATAACAGGTTGGGATCTGTGCACTAATCATAGTCATTAAGTGCTTAAATCTATTTAGTTGTGTGGGGTCAATGCCAACTCTTTACTCATGTAATGTGGATTGCGCGTGTCGAGGCCACGTGACATGCTATCACAGATGCATTACTCACAAAGTCACAATAAATCACTCTTAATAATTAGAttatttaaattctcaattgATATTTCTCGATTAAAGTAATTTCTTCAattacttataatattttttttcagtAATAACATAATACTATATAAATCGGATTAACATTTTAAATTCAGATTCATTTAAGATAGAAATACTAAGACAAGTTGGCCCCAGtactatatgcataaaaaaaattagtagaaAACGTCGACAGTCCATTGAAGTAAATTTCATTTGAACACACGAAATACAATATATTATAATTAAGCATctgaacataaaaaataaaaaaaagttcataTAAGAAATTCCATACTACTCTATCCTGACGTGACATAAACAACGTTAATTCCTAACGGAGTTAGCACGTAACAGCCAAAGGAGAACGAACGTGACCTTTAAAACATCTCTCACCAAAGAgaaacagagagagagagagagacccattttctttttacttcttttcaTATTTAAGGAAGCAATCGAGGCGGGTGTTATTCATCGTGTGCGTTAATCAAGACAAGGCCCTACCATTAATCCCTCAAACAAAAATCACTGTTTTGATCAACCATCATTACGCTTAGGGAATTGAGTAGTTctgttttcattattttcctAGGAATCTAAACCAGAATTTTGCATTGTCCATCACCAATTCACATTAGAAGCACGTATcttcccactttttttttttccttctggATCTTCATTTTTCGTTGTTCCATTAAAAAATTATGTTCTCTCTTTCATAATTCAGTTGAATTTTGATTCGCAGATTTGGTGGAATAGACCCTGAAGCATCCTGTTTCCGGAAACACGtacagaatatatatatatcgaggaTTGTTAGGACCAACCTTACTAGTTTGAGATTGAGACGTAGTTATTGTTATATGCCGAATTATTCTCGGGAAACAAGAGCAACTTTCAAGAATGTGCCTCTGAAGATCTGATCCCCTGTTGGAGGCCGATCTGTTTGAAACTAGAAGAGGTTTGGGTTTAAAAAAGTTGAATTACCAAACTTTTGGGAATTCAGTTGAATTCTGCTGTACAGAGTGCAATTTAGTCCTTGTTGTTTCTCAAACACTGAATTCTGGTTTCAATGGAGCTGCCTCAATCCAGGCCTTTTGCAACAGAAGGTAATATTTAAGGTTCTTTGGTttgtaccaaaaaaataaataaattgaattttgaatagATAATCTGAATTTAGATTTCcatgtatatttttatttggcAGGGGGGAAAAGgacgcatgattttctttcacTGTATTCTTCACCTATTGAACAAGATCCAAGACCTTCGCAAGGTAAATCTCCGTACATGCAaggatttttcttttccatttgaaaagtctgttttttttctttttttctttttttcttttttataacaTTGGTTATTCTTTTCGAAATCATATTCTGATTGGAAGTTCGTCTTTTAGTAATTCTATTTGGTGTGCATGTGTTTGTTGCGACTCTATCTTTAAGATATAACTTCGTTTTCCAAACACATTTACGCAATTCTGCTATACTATTCAAAAGAAGGATTCAGTTTTTGACAAATAGTACTATAACTTGTTGTTTAaaatttatactccctccgtccactTTACCCGTAGTTTTTTTTGCGCTCATTAACAAAAACATTAATAAACACTATGTATAGTTTACTAAGTTACCTTAATGTTTATTGAAAATTGAGCACTAATAAGAAGACTTTAATATAAGCGTATAATTGGAAACCAAtactaattttgttttgaattccTAAAGCAACAATTATTtggattataattttttttttttgttgttgctaaAATGACATTTTAAATGGGATTGAGGGAGTTAGATTTATCTCGTCTACAACTCACATTTGTATTCTGCATTTATGGCGAGTTTAAAATTTTAGACACCGtagtaaataattatttagaCCATCAGGTCATTCAAACATATCGGTAAACCTCCTTaaaatatgatatttgaaatcttgaaaataagatatttttacatattttctcctatttttgGTTTCGAGCAAACTTATGAGTGTAtatatttgaaccttttctcaaaaattatatGGGGTTAAATTTAGTAAATGAAAGGAGTTTTGGAACTTTAGATAAATGTGATTTGTGATATAAATTGCGGTGGGCATAGAAGAGGGAAATTATCTGAAATCACTCACGAGTGTGGCAATTTAATACACCCGTGACCATAACGCTGATTTGTTGCATGTGTGGACTTGGGTGGGCCTTGACTGTGATAGGTTGACAATGACTTTTGCGGAATAAGGTAATATCATTGAACGATGAATGGATAGGTTTTTACTTTCTGTTTTTTTTCGATGAACAAAGGTTGGAAGTTGAGGCTTTAGATAGAAGAATTGTATCAGGTAAAGACCAAACCAGGAGAGAATTGTTTATTACTTTAGGCTGTGTTTGGGGCATTCCATTTTGATGTGTTTGAGGAATTCCTTTCTGATGTTTAGTTACTAAAGGGAAAAAATGAATTCCCTCACTCATAAGCACAAGTCATTTTCCATACAATTATTATAAAGTTTTATTCCATATTACTTGCTTCAATTAATTATACATTCAGATATTGattttttatgatttaaatTGGAGCAATATTATAATAGAACTGGAAAAATTTAGTTTTCTTAAGTAGTGAGTGAAAacgagaaaaataaaattatggatCAACAGGTAAATTTGTTCATTGCTACTCTACTCTTTTTAGGGGAGTACCTATTTTCTTTCAATCGTTTGGCACCTTTTATTTTTCTCGTCTTTTGTGACATTAATTGAAGGAGTGTATCTGTTGTTCAAATTGAAGCATTAATGCATGACGTATACTGGGATCAGAAAGACCAGACCAATAGGAAACAGGAAATATTTACTTCCCTTTTGATTTGCCTGCACAAGGAGGAGGACAAGTTATTTTTCATCATTGTGCATGATTTTTACATGGATAATAATGTCTTTAAATGCCTTATTTGATTCTCATTTCGACATGGCTGTTGCAGGTGGCTACCTAAAAACTCATGATTTCTTGCAACCTCTGGAACAAGCAAGGAAGACAGTtgggaaagaagaaaataaagttgAGGTAGCTATAGAAAAGCCTCCTTCAGCAGAACACATTCTTCCTGGTGGCATTGGCACCTATAGCATTTCTTATTTGCAGCAAAGGGTTCCAAAGCCAGAAGCAGATACATTTGCTGTTACACAGGCTAGTAGTACTGATAGAGACGATAGAAACTCAAACTGCAGTTCTTACTCGGGCAGTGGTTTCACACTATGGAATGAATCTGccataaaaaagggaaagacaGGGAAGGAGAATTTCACTGGAGATAGACATGTTGTTAGAGGTACATTTTCATTTCTTGGTTTCTACATACTCCGTGTCTTTCTTGAAAGTTGAATTTTGTGAAAATGGCAGTCATCTTCCCGATACATATATAGTCTTGCGATAAGAGTCTCCTGGTAACAACCATTTCTGAAAGAAAACTTTAAATGACCTCTCTTTTTCATTCTTTGATTCGATTAAGATCACTATAGTATTGTCCGTGGAGTTAAGCTTGAAGAATTCAGCGCCAGTTAACAATTGTTATGTGCTTCGCAATAGCAGGTGTGAATATTGGAGCAGGGGAACTCACGACCTCATTGGAACGGCAATCACAGTTGTcttcaaatcataatcataacacCGCTACCTTGAGCTCGCTCTCATCTCCTCAGTCAGTGACTTGCCTCCATTCATAAGAATGCTTCTCACATGTCTTGATATTCTGTGCTTATAATTCTAACTCCTCAAATTACTTTGCAGGCAACCATCAGCTATGGAGAACCAGAGTTTCATGCATATGCTAACATCGGCTAAGAATGCACAGGAAGAAGATTAtgacgaagaagaagaatttgttGTTAAGAAAGAGTCACCTTCACCTTCCAGAGGTTTGTCTTGCATAAGTCTGATAATTGCTTCTCTCAGTACACTGAATTTGCCATCTTTAACAGAAACATAACTACTTGTACAGGCAATTTATCAGTGAAAGTCGATGGAAGAAGCAGTGATCAGAAGCCAAATACTCCACGCTCGAAGCACTCAGCAACAgagcaaagaagaagaagcaagatCAATGACAGGCATGTTTACAAACATAATTTATAGttttgagaaaagaaaagaaaagaaagtttttGATGTATTGACCATTTTTTGGGGGAAGGGGAATGTTGGTATGATCCGAGTATTTATGCATTGACTAGCACCTCTTCATTCTGTTTTTACTGGGCTCTTATTTGAAGCACATCAAGAAGCTCCCTCTGCCTAGATGTCATGTGTTAATTTGACAGTTTTAATTCCTATACTGAACCCATACTAGGTTTTATGTTACCATCGCTCAATTCTGTCAATATTTTATGAAACTTATGCACGGTCGAAATGACTTGTCAATGAAAATTGAACTAATACCTTTGAAACTTCTTATATCAGATTTCTGAAGTTGAGAGAGATCATCCCTCACAGTGACCAGAAGAGAGATAAAGCATCATTCTTGCTTGAGGTACTTGATGTCGTATAAGGTTAAGTACTCTGTTTATCATAAAAACTGTATACCGAATAAGTAAAATTTCTTCTGTAGGTTATTGAATATATTCAATTCCTGCAAGAAAAAGTGCACAAGTATGAGGGATCATATCAAGGCATGGAGAATAAACCTTCAACATTACCATGGGTAAATCCTTGGTCTTTCTCATTGTTTTGCCTACTTTCTTTAGGTCTTTAGTCTTAACTATCCTTGTTTTGAAACGTCATTGGGCTTGGATCTTCACAATAGTTAGGATGAGCGgctcaatatttattttaatactaGTGTATACTAAGATGGAAGAGTTGGTCAACAACTGGTAAGTAGGagatatgttgttgtagttagCACATGCTAGATGATTGGAGATCTAGATGTATTTGGAATCTTACCTGGCTTGTGTATGTGCAAAACCATCTATCTAGCTTTCGAAGTAAATAAGGTATCAGTGGGATTTGGCTTTGAAATACGGTGGTTAACTGGTGGAACTCTAATTACATACTGTATATACAGTGATAACGTATACAATCAAAAGGACAGGATACATTTTGTTTCACACTGTagatagcatcaaatccatgtAAGATGCCTATTTCTTAGTGCATTCATCAACGCAATCAGTGAttcttcttatttcatgaaagcAGAATAAGTTCCATAGATTGGCTCAAGGTTTCATTGATCATTCCCAAGGCACAAACAGTGCATCTAGTCCTGCACTTATACATGCTGCAAAGTTTGACGAGAACAAAATTGGAATCTCTGCTACAGGGCCTGCCAATGTACAGAAACTGGAGCCAATCAGAACTCCAAATGTGAAAGAAAGCAGCCTGCTACCCGAATTAACAAACAAGGCAGCAACACATTGTATGCGGCCAAGCACGTTTCCATTTTGTGGAAATACTAGCATAGCATCGCTACAGTCAATACTGGCACCTGATGCTGGCATGTTGGAATTGAAGTCTCAGTCTCAATTTTCACTAAGCAGACCGAATATGACTAATTATGCTGTTACAAATGACAAGCCAAAAGGTCAAGAGGTGTCTATAGAAAGTGGTACAATCAGCATCTCCAGTGCCTATTCTCAAAGGTTAGAATTCTCTGGTCTGTGTTGTTCTAGCTCATGCATCATTGatgattttgttcttttcttaaTTCCTTAACTACACATAATTCTGCACTCTAATCAAaacattttcatcatcttctgaGTATCGTATTGCTTGTGCTTTCCCTGGATATACTTACTTTAGTAGAGACTTGAGTTAAGTATATGTTGGCGTTGGCAGGTTGTTGAACACATTGAAACAAGCATTGCAGAATTCTGGTGTAGATTTGTCACAAGCCGATATGTCAGTGCAAATTGATCTTGGGAAAAGAGCAAGTGATAGATTAAATGTTTCAACGTCCAATTTTAAGGTATCGTACACTCCTTTTAGGTTCAATAATTTTCGATTACTTCTTAATTCTATAATCAAGCCACAGAAGTAACAACCTTAACTTTGACACAAT
This window harbors:
- the LOC132052349 gene encoding transcription factor BIM2-like isoform X2; its protein translation is MELPQSRPFATEGGKRTHDFLSLYSSPIEQDPRPSQGGYLKTHDFLQPLEQARKTVGKEENKVEVAIEKPPSAEHILPGGIGTYSISYLQQRVPKPEADTFAVTQASSTDRDDRNSNCSSYSGSGFTLWNESAIKKGKTGKENFTGDRHVVRGVNIGAGELTTSLERQSQLSSNHNHNTATLSSLSSPQQPSAMENQSFMHMLTSAKNAQEEDYDEEEEFVVKKESPSPSRGNLSVKVDGRSSDQKPNTPRSKHSATEQRRRSKINDRFLKLREIIPHSDQKRDKASFLLEVIEYIQFLQEKVHKYEGSYQGMENKPSTLPWNKFHRLAQGFIDHSQGTNSASSPALIHAAKFDENKIGISATGPANVQKLEPIRTPNVKESSLLPELTNKAATHCMRPSTFPFCGNTSIASLQSILAPDAGMLELKSQSQFSLSRPNMTNYAVTNDKPKGQEVSIESGTISISSAYSQRLLNTLKQALQNSGVDLSQADMSVQIDLGKRASDRLNVSTSNFKGDNISTSNQPTPQFVDTSTREESVHAFKRLKTS
- the LOC132052349 gene encoding transcription factor BIM1-like isoform X1 — its product is MELPQSRPFATEGGKRTHDFLSLYSSPIEQDPRPSQGGYLKTHDFLQPLEQARKTVGKEENKVEVAIEKPPSAEHILPGGIGTYSISYLQQRVPKPEADTFAVTQASSTDRDDRNSNCSSYSGSGFTLWNESAIKKGKTGKENFTGDRHVVRAGVNIGAGELTTSLERQSQLSSNHNHNTATLSSLSSPQQPSAMENQSFMHMLTSAKNAQEEDYDEEEEFVVKKESPSPSRGNLSVKVDGRSSDQKPNTPRSKHSATEQRRRSKINDRFLKLREIIPHSDQKRDKASFLLEVIEYIQFLQEKVHKYEGSYQGMENKPSTLPWNKFHRLAQGFIDHSQGTNSASSPALIHAAKFDENKIGISATGPANVQKLEPIRTPNVKESSLLPELTNKAATHCMRPSTFPFCGNTSIASLQSILAPDAGMLELKSQSQFSLSRPNMTNYAVTNDKPKGQEVSIESGTISISSAYSQRLLNTLKQALQNSGVDLSQADMSVQIDLGKRASDRLNVSTSNFKGDNISTSNQPTPQFVDTSTREESVHAFKRLKTS
- the LOC132052349 gene encoding transcription factor BIM1-like isoform X4, whose amino-acid sequence is MELPQSRPFATEGGKRTHDFLSLYSSPIEQDPRPSQGGYLKTHDFLQPLEQARKTVGKEENKVEVAIEKPPSAEHILPGGIGTYSISYLQQRVPKPEADTFAVTQASSTDRDDRNSNCSSYSGSGFTLWNESAIKKGKTGKENFTGDRHVVRAGVNIGAGELTTSLERQSQLSSNHNHNTATLSSLSSPQQPSAMENQSFMHMLTSAKNAQEEDYDEEEEFVVKKESPSPSRGNLSVKVDGRSSDQKPNTPRSKHSATEQRRRSKINDRFLKLREIIPHSDQKRDKASFLLEVIEYIQFLQEKVHKYEGSYQGMENKPSTLPWNKFHRLAQGFIDHSQGTNSASSPALIHAAKFDENKIGISATGPANVQKLEPIRTPNVKESSLLPELTNKAATHCMRPSTFPFCGNTSIASLQSILAPDAGMLELKSQSQFSLSRPNMTNYAVTNDKPKGQEVSIESGTISISSAYSQSRDLS
- the LOC132052349 gene encoding transcription factor BIM2-like isoform X3, with amino-acid sequence MELPQSRPFATEGGKRTHDFLSLYSSPIEQDPRPSQGGYLKTHDFLQPLEQARKTVGKEENKVEVAIEKPPSAEHILPGGIGTYSISYLQQRVPKPEADTFAVTQASSTDRDDRNSNCSSYSGSGFTLWNESAIKKGKTGKENFTGDRHVVRAGVNIGAGELTTSLERQSQLSSNHNHNTATLSSLSSPQQPSAMENQSFMHMLTSAKNAQEEDYDEEEEFVVKKESPSPSRVKVDGRSSDQKPNTPRSKHSATEQRRRSKINDRFLKLREIIPHSDQKRDKASFLLEVIEYIQFLQEKVHKYEGSYQGMENKPSTLPWNKFHRLAQGFIDHSQGTNSASSPALIHAAKFDENKIGISATGPANVQKLEPIRTPNVKESSLLPELTNKAATHCMRPSTFPFCGNTSIASLQSILAPDAGMLELKSQSQFSLSRPNMTNYAVTNDKPKGQEVSIESGTISISSAYSQRLLNTLKQALQNSGVDLSQADMSVQIDLGKRASDRLNVSTSNFKGDNISTSNQPTPQFVDTSTREESVHAFKRLKTS